In Streptomyces sp. P3, one DNA window encodes the following:
- the haaN gene encoding cyclophane-containing RiPP N-acetyltransferase HaaN, with product MSVTIRPAEKRDVPAMAELIEEIERFYGATDTDIQPLEERRTQVEEALFGSPPLASALLVEDETGDLVGLAAYSFLWPAAGSSHSLFLKELYVRGTLRRQGIGARLMDELRAIAAARPGCSRVEWMTDSDNPGARAFYKSLGFAEFDGKIVYRVDSGTA from the coding sequence ATGAGCGTGACGATCCGCCCTGCGGAGAAGCGGGACGTCCCGGCCATGGCCGAGCTGATCGAGGAGATCGAGCGGTTCTACGGCGCGACCGACACCGACATCCAGCCACTGGAGGAACGCCGGACCCAGGTCGAAGAGGCGCTGTTCGGCTCGCCGCCGCTGGCCTCCGCGCTGCTCGTCGAGGACGAGACCGGGGACCTCGTCGGACTCGCCGCCTACTCGTTCCTCTGGCCGGCCGCCGGCTCCTCGCACTCCCTGTTCCTCAAGGAGTTGTACGTCCGTGGCACGCTCCGACGGCAGGGCATCGGTGCCCGCCTCATGGACGAACTTCGTGCCATCGCCGCGGCGCGCCCCGGGTGCAGCCGCGTGGAATGGATGACCGACAGTGACAACCCGGGGGCACGGGCCTTCTACAAGTCGCTCGGGTTCGCCGAGTTCGACGGGAAGATCGTCTACCGGGTCGACTCCGGCACCGCGTGA
- a CDS encoding NucA/NucB deoxyribonuclease domain-containing protein, with the protein MQLIRLHENHCAAPQLAGRAPGFAVRPRLITTVLAAFATLVAILGPTSKAEAATDAAPRQRTTAALAAEADDLRAECADHPEANSQTGWVKSRFETCVHQPVNLTLKNANQQILGHLTFDLWVLGFAYDGSRRVDYVSSIENIVPVSVSGDDPATWVLSQQYSDTVNLGDSGTNPVITPPTDTLRSAPLAEWVALPQWILTYTSPDTGGYDPANSQIVAGRITLAMTLTSPTAVPWIEPDMAHSNIRFDYAGPVAGKYQGTVFTDARVELQLSLSDPEVDQSARHILDAQQFPERTFPSWPGKTVPGAQEPLHRLTDTTQRDANRNQAIKTCKDVWGDYSGTGLECDEYPFASTKERGEDNERYSARLIDGTDNGKGGNRLNAMYTMNRVLDGDAFYVTIVP; encoded by the coding sequence GTGCAGCTGATACGACTCCACGAAAACCATTGCGCCGCCCCCCAGCTCGCAGGCCGAGCACCCGGCTTCGCCGTCCGTCCAAGACTGATCACCACAGTCCTGGCCGCCTTCGCCACCCTCGTGGCCATCCTGGGGCCGACGTCGAAAGCAGAAGCAGCGACGGACGCTGCGCCGCGACAGCGGACGACTGCTGCGCTGGCTGCCGAGGCCGATGACCTCCGCGCTGAATGCGCCGACCATCCTGAGGCCAACTCCCAGACAGGCTGGGTCAAGAGCCGCTTCGAGACCTGCGTGCACCAGCCCGTCAACCTGACCCTCAAAAATGCCAACCAGCAGATCCTCGGCCACCTGACGTTCGATCTGTGGGTCCTCGGCTTCGCCTACGACGGCTCACGCCGAGTGGACTACGTGAGCAGCATCGAAAACATCGTGCCGGTCTCCGTCAGCGGCGACGACCCCGCCACCTGGGTCCTCAGCCAGCAGTACTCCGACACCGTCAACCTCGGAGACTCCGGCACCAACCCCGTCATCACCCCACCGACAGACACCCTGCGCAGCGCTCCACTCGCCGAATGGGTGGCCCTCCCGCAGTGGATCCTCACCTACACCTCGCCGGACACCGGCGGCTACGACCCGGCCAACTCACAGATCGTCGCCGGCCGGATCACCCTGGCGATGACCCTCACCTCACCGACCGCCGTACCCTGGATCGAACCGGACATGGCCCACTCCAATATCCGCTTCGACTACGCCGGACCGGTGGCCGGCAAGTACCAGGGCACCGTCTTCACCGACGCCCGCGTCGAACTCCAGCTCAGCCTGAGCGATCCCGAAGTCGACCAGAGCGCTCGCCACATCCTCGATGCCCAGCAGTTCCCGGAGCGGACATTCCCCTCATGGCCCGGTAAAACCGTCCCCGGCGCGCAGGAGCCGCTCCACCGGCTGACCGATACCACGCAGAGGGATGCCAACAGGAATCAGGCCATCAAGACCTGCAAGGACGTGTGGGGCGACTACTCTGGAACCGGCCTGGAATGCGATGAATACCCCTTCGCGAGCACCAAGGAGCGTGGAGAGGATAACGAGCGCTACTCGGCCAGACTCATCGACGGAACCGACAACGGAAAGGGAGGCAATCGATTGAACGCCATGTACACGATGAACCGCGTCCTCGACGGTGACGCCTTCTATGTCACCATCGTCCCGTAA
- a CDS encoding ThiF family adenylyltransferase — protein sequence MSTDYSRSVRLGGLAAGVEDTTLRERMDGILIHLTADGHLPAAAETLEVLVADLRRWPVRLSLDPGCGPGRLDDELIRRLVETAAGIDPDRPLRIGEAQSRAPLHLHVGTAPPLGTAVAGAPDGHGVRLRHTGHPFPRLNAPGTGLGAVLTAAMLAGEAFKVVAGLPEGKFQVTPVVDFCPVLPGEQPGFVVTPLPALEQVLLGGGGAIGTGIALVLDLLQVSGELTVVDREVFEKPNVTSYSIGILADATACLPKVRLIDARLRRIEVTPFHGTIQASIEAVDAGTLPWPRIVLGGLDSVAARHDLQRLQADLTLDGSTGGPVGTTVALHEALPTGPCLRCYFKANHTGKSAEQRLHELTGLPLSRIALGQKPLTERDLEGLDDQQRELVGQFLGRPVCGLINSAELTGRTDDGFRPSAAFVAQQAACLVVGAWIARSTGLVTGPPRRIEYDTRFGPRPDQMIDHRLPTPGCVCQKDAALINHIRQARRTHR from the coding sequence GTGAGTACTGACTACAGCCGCAGCGTACGCCTGGGCGGCCTGGCCGCCGGCGTGGAAGACACCACCCTGCGGGAGCGGATGGACGGCATCCTGATCCACCTGACGGCGGACGGGCACCTGCCTGCGGCCGCCGAGACTCTCGAAGTACTGGTGGCGGACCTGCGCCGGTGGCCGGTCCGGCTGAGTCTGGACCCCGGCTGCGGACCGGGACGGCTCGACGACGAACTCATCCGCAGGCTGGTGGAAACGGCGGCCGGGATCGATCCGGACCGGCCGCTCCGCATCGGCGAGGCCCAGAGCAGGGCGCCGCTGCATCTCCACGTGGGAACCGCACCTCCGCTGGGTACTGCGGTGGCTGGCGCGCCGGACGGGCACGGGGTCCGTCTGCGGCACACCGGTCATCCTTTCCCCCGGCTCAACGCGCCCGGCACCGGGCTGGGCGCGGTCCTCACTGCGGCGATGCTGGCCGGCGAGGCGTTCAAGGTCGTTGCCGGGCTGCCGGAGGGGAAGTTCCAGGTGACCCCGGTGGTGGACTTCTGCCCTGTCCTCCCCGGTGAGCAACCCGGGTTCGTCGTTACCCCGTTGCCTGCGCTGGAGCAGGTCCTGCTGGGCGGGGGCGGTGCGATCGGCACCGGCATCGCCCTGGTCCTGGACCTGCTGCAGGTCTCCGGCGAGTTGACGGTGGTGGACAGGGAGGTCTTCGAGAAACCGAACGTCACCTCGTACAGCATCGGTATCCTGGCCGACGCGACTGCGTGCCTACCGAAGGTGCGGTTGATCGACGCACGCCTACGGCGGATCGAGGTGACTCCGTTCCACGGGACGATCCAGGCGTCCATCGAGGCCGTCGATGCGGGCACCCTGCCGTGGCCCCGGATCGTCCTCGGCGGACTGGACAGCGTCGCAGCCCGGCACGACCTGCAGCGGCTGCAGGCCGATCTCACCCTGGACGGCAGCACCGGCGGCCCGGTCGGCACCACTGTTGCCCTGCACGAGGCACTGCCCACCGGCCCCTGCCTGCGCTGCTACTTCAAGGCCAACCACACCGGGAAGAGCGCGGAGCAGCGACTGCATGAACTGACCGGGCTCCCGCTGTCCCGAATCGCCCTCGGGCAAAAGCCGCTGACCGAACGGGACCTGGAAGGCTTGGACGATCAACAGCGGGAGCTCGTCGGGCAGTTCCTCGGACGGCCGGTGTGCGGGCTGATCAACTCGGCTGAGCTGACTGGTAGAACGGACGACGGGTTCCGTCCTTCGGCCGCGTTCGTAGCCCAGCAGGCCGCCTGCCTGGTCGTCGGCGCCTGGATCGCACGCAGCACGGGCCTGGTCACCGGGCCTCCACGACGCATCGAGTACGACACCCGCTTCGGCCCCCGGCCCGACCAGATGATCGACCACCGGCTTCCCACCCCCGGGTGCGTGTGTCAGAAGGACGCTGCTCTCATCAACCACATCCGACAAGCCCGACGCACCCACCGTTGA
- a CDS encoding helix-turn-helix domain-containing protein, with protein sequence MSPDRSQLPLPDPETTGPDAVEQFDIAELGRLLKEHRGPLSLRQAAAEAGVSFSTLTRVEAGAQPDLATFTRLCAWLGVSPSRFFTPTATRQVSPLDQAITHLHADPRLTDDAANKISSVLRDLYDALAKEAVPAVPALACHLRAASVLRPGVPQRLADLLTDMNTELERLVEAGEL encoded by the coding sequence ATGAGCCCCGACCGGAGCCAGCTCCCCCTCCCGGACCCCGAAACGACAGGACCGGACGCTGTCGAACAGTTCGACATCGCCGAACTCGGACGCCTGCTGAAGGAACACCGCGGCCCCCTCTCTCTCCGGCAGGCCGCCGCCGAAGCGGGCGTCAGCTTCAGCACGCTCACCCGGGTCGAAGCCGGCGCTCAGCCCGACCTCGCCACCTTCACTCGCCTCTGCGCCTGGCTGGGCGTCTCCCCGAGCCGCTTCTTCACCCCGACCGCCACCCGCCAGGTGTCACCCCTCGACCAGGCCATCACCCACCTCCACGCAGACCCTCGGCTCACCGACGACGCGGCGAACAAGATCAGCTCTGTTCTGCGGGACCTCTACGACGCCCTCGCGAAGGAGGCGGTCCCCGCCGTACCCGCCCTTGCCTGCCACCTCCGGGCTGCCTCGGTGCTGCGTCCTGGCGTCCCCCAGCGGCTCGCCGACCTGCTCACCGACATGAACACCGAACTCGAACGACTCGTCGAAGCAGGCGAACTGTGA
- a CDS encoding ImmA/IrrE family metallo-endopeptidase — protein MTLPRGFKANAEREALRLRRELDLSDTDALNVDDLADHLKVKIVSAEKLVSHTRLEELERVQAYAFSAATFQVSGRNIVVTNPLRTPGRRASDVAHELSHLVLKHDLTEIREVNGMPFRTCRPDEEEQATAFGGTLMLPRPLLLGAVRRQWGPAQIAEHYGVTEEMARYRYNTTGVAKQVRGR, from the coding sequence GTGACCCTCCCCCGAGGCTTCAAGGCCAACGCCGAACGAGAAGCCCTCCGACTGCGCCGCGAACTCGATCTCAGCGACACCGATGCCCTGAACGTCGACGACCTCGCCGACCACCTCAAGGTCAAGATCGTCAGCGCCGAGAAGCTCGTCAGCCACACCCGCCTCGAAGAACTCGAACGGGTCCAGGCGTACGCCTTCTCCGCCGCGACCTTCCAGGTCTCCGGCAGGAACATCGTCGTCACCAACCCGCTCCGAACCCCGGGGCGCAGGGCCAGCGACGTGGCCCACGAGCTCTCCCACCTCGTCCTGAAGCATGACCTCACCGAGATCCGCGAAGTCAATGGCATGCCCTTCAGGACCTGCCGCCCCGACGAGGAAGAACAAGCCACTGCCTTTGGCGGAACACTCATGCTTCCCCGCCCCCTGCTGCTCGGCGCAGTCCGCCGCCAGTGGGGGCCGGCACAGATCGCCGAGCACTACGGAGTGACCGAAGAGATGGCCCGGTACCGGTACAACACCACTGGGGTGGCCAAACAGGTCCGAGGCCGCTGA
- a CDS encoding DUF317 domain-containing protein, with amino-acid sequence MEAPLLPHHSRPNLPDPVYWVTPRHLAGDDGVLAERIDDTLSALGWRMWPTSRHTLLYVSPDGLRGAEWILAAYPFELGGLPVAWQLSARRHAASAMPEWNAYFTTGVSYEALADLLAAIDAREAPDVGVEGPETVLDALSARGWIRDVDRPRAAATDPGFSSCVSLELLPPLIEDAEPRPDLVGWQAWAEPVIGAPYLWCASFSAGVPHELVAAFASSLASPVPVPRRTVPESAEGRLTVVRCS; translated from the coding sequence ATGGAGGCGCCTCTGCTCCCGCACCACTCCCGACCAAATTTGCCGGACCCGGTCTACTGGGTCACCCCGCGTCATCTGGCCGGTGACGACGGTGTGCTCGCCGAGCGGATCGACGACACCCTGTCCGCCCTCGGCTGGCGCATGTGGCCTACTTCCCGTCACACCCTTCTGTATGTAAGCCCGGACGGGCTGCGTGGGGCCGAGTGGATCCTCGCGGCCTATCCGTTCGAGCTGGGCGGTCTGCCCGTTGCCTGGCAGCTGAGCGCCCGCCGGCATGCCGCCTCCGCGATGCCGGAGTGGAACGCGTACTTCACCACGGGCGTTTCCTACGAGGCGCTTGCAGACCTCCTCGCGGCGATCGATGCCCGTGAGGCGCCCGACGTCGGCGTCGAGGGGCCCGAGACGGTCCTCGACGCGCTGAGCGCCCGGGGTTGGATCCGCGACGTGGACCGCCCCCGCGCCGCCGCCACGGACCCCGGGTTCTCCTCCTGCGTCTCTCTGGAGCTGCTGCCCCCGCTCATTGAGGACGCCGAGCCACGGCCTGACTTGGTGGGTTGGCAGGCATGGGCGGAGCCCGTGATCGGCGCGCCGTATCTGTGGTGTGCCAGCTTCAGCGCCGGCGTCCCTCATGAGCTGGTGGCGGCGTTCGCCTCCTCGCTCGCCTCACCGGTCCCGGTGCCCCGCCGCACCGTTCCCGAGAGCGCCGAGGGGCGGCTCACCGTCGTCCGCTGCAGCTGA
- the haaA gene encoding HaaA family cyclophane-containing RiPP peptide has product MPSPTSVSEPRAITPVGPASAEPTVAGTAVLDRVAFRVRQRLEAEEGATARVGDGAHAASLIWPWPL; this is encoded by the coding sequence ATGCCGTCACCCACGTCCGTCAGCGAGCCACGCGCCATCACGCCCGTCGGCCCGGCGTCCGCGGAGCCGACGGTGGCCGGCACCGCCGTCCTGGACCGCGTGGCCTTCCGCGTCCGGCAGCGGCTGGAGGCCGAGGAGGGCGCGACGGCCCGGGTAGGCGACGGTGCCCACGCGGCCTCGCTCATCTGGCCCTGGCCGCTGTGA
- the haaT gene encoding cyclophane-containing RiPP biosynthesis TPR protein HaaT has translation MRLRRGIAIAVVAGGGAVTTMLVGLVTNAVSDESRWPGWLGWLQEHAWFSFVALGAAMAGLTALLAGLSETRPPTPPGRPEDGAGPPGAAQVLRSLPRDTAAFTDRAAELERLVGSVRASQERGEGLPVHVIDGMPGVGKTTFAVHAGHLLSERFPDGQLFVNLNGHTPGRTPVQAREALASLLAAAGVPTQQIPVGDDVGAVTEARAAMWRSRLADKKALLILDNAASYRQLEPLLPGGSGCLVLVTSRKRLVANEEVVMSVDALPPDHAVDLFVRLSGRPTDALGRDVVDELVRLCGCLPLGVSLLAARLRHHPSWSAEDLRGRLVAARDRLGELRAGERDVTATFDLSYRDLTPERQRFFRQLGFFPGTDLDPHVGAALGEDSVVVTRRHLEALYDDHLIDEHAGSRYRLHDLLRDYARGLAAEGDSMDHVQAVQRVGTYYLAALAAANGHTVRSGAAVPPAPDDASRVETPALESRADALSWLETERANILACVRRANGLALYDLVVRLAAAMAPFLRQAGPWDQAVALHRTAAEAARRTGDQRALGDALAELGVVRRFMAAYPQATEALNDAVTAYEAVDDRRGKAEALNQLGIVWYLTADNEDAARAQTEALALYRELGYRLGQANALADLGMTHRQLSRFDAAVEAQSEALAIYRELGDRYGEANSLRDLGVVHCLMGAYDLAARHHQEAFDIYLELDDRVHQAYALNELGVVRRLTGDIEGARTAHSQALTHFTELGERFGRTTSVRHLGVVERMAGDAPEAIRLLEEALDAYRELGSRGGEAASLSELGAARGIVGERDGAIEAFQRGLEILRVLGDPCGEAEVLNHWGMLLLTSDEATAARRRFGQALTLARDIRCPLEEARALEGIGRCAWTIDGPGHGVDSLRAAVTVYRRLGVSASVDDIERLLV, from the coding sequence ATGAGACTCCGGCGCGGGATCGCGATCGCCGTCGTCGCCGGAGGCGGCGCTGTGACCACCATGCTGGTCGGGCTCGTGACGAACGCCGTGTCCGACGAGTCGCGGTGGCCGGGCTGGCTGGGGTGGTTACAGGAGCACGCCTGGTTCTCGTTCGTCGCGTTGGGGGCGGCGATGGCGGGGCTGACGGCCCTGCTCGCCGGGCTCTCCGAGACGCGGCCTCCCACCCCTCCGGGGCGACCGGAGGATGGAGCGGGGCCACCGGGGGCCGCCCAGGTGCTGCGTTCGTTGCCGCGCGACACCGCCGCGTTCACCGACCGGGCCGCGGAGCTGGAGCGGCTGGTGGGATCGGTGCGGGCCTCACAGGAGCGTGGCGAGGGGCTGCCGGTGCACGTGATCGACGGCATGCCGGGAGTCGGGAAGACCACCTTCGCCGTGCACGCAGGCCACCTGCTCTCCGAGCGGTTCCCCGACGGACAGCTCTTCGTGAACCTCAACGGGCATACGCCGGGGCGCACTCCGGTACAGGCCCGCGAGGCGCTCGCCTCGCTTCTCGCGGCCGCCGGCGTGCCGACGCAGCAGATTCCCGTCGGTGACGACGTCGGAGCGGTCACGGAGGCCCGGGCCGCCATGTGGCGGAGCAGGCTCGCGGACAAGAAAGCGCTGCTGATTCTCGACAACGCAGCCAGCTACCGGCAGCTGGAACCGCTGCTCCCCGGTGGGAGCGGGTGCCTGGTACTGGTGACCAGCCGCAAGCGGCTGGTGGCGAACGAGGAGGTGGTCATGTCGGTGGACGCGCTACCACCGGATCACGCGGTCGACCTCTTCGTACGGCTCAGTGGGCGGCCGACCGACGCTCTCGGCCGGGACGTGGTGGACGAGTTGGTGCGGCTGTGCGGATGCCTGCCGCTGGGGGTGTCGCTTCTCGCGGCACGGCTGCGGCACCATCCGTCCTGGAGCGCCGAGGACCTGCGCGGGCGGCTGGTGGCGGCACGGGACCGGCTGGGAGAGCTGCGCGCCGGGGAACGCGACGTCACCGCGACGTTCGATCTCTCCTACCGGGATCTCACGCCGGAACGGCAGCGCTTCTTCCGCCAGCTCGGGTTCTTCCCCGGCACCGATCTCGACCCGCACGTCGGTGCGGCTCTGGGCGAGGACTCGGTCGTGGTGACCCGTCGGCACCTCGAGGCGCTCTACGACGACCACCTGATCGACGAGCACGCGGGGAGTCGCTACCGGCTGCACGACCTCTTGCGCGACTACGCTCGCGGTCTCGCCGCCGAGGGAGACAGCATGGACCACGTACAGGCCGTCCAGCGCGTGGGCACCTACTACCTGGCCGCTCTCGCCGCCGCGAACGGACACACCGTGCGCAGCGGGGCCGCGGTGCCACCGGCGCCGGACGACGCCTCGCGGGTGGAAACGCCGGCCCTGGAGTCGCGGGCGGATGCCCTGAGCTGGCTGGAGACCGAGCGGGCCAACATCCTGGCCTGCGTCCGGCGGGCGAACGGTCTCGCCCTGTACGACCTCGTCGTCCGGCTCGCCGCGGCCATGGCGCCCTTCCTGCGCCAGGCCGGCCCCTGGGACCAGGCCGTCGCGCTCCATCGGACCGCCGCCGAGGCCGCCCGCCGTACCGGCGACCAGCGGGCGCTGGGCGATGCCCTCGCCGAGCTGGGTGTCGTACGCCGCTTCATGGCCGCCTACCCACAGGCGACCGAGGCCCTCAACGACGCTGTGACGGCGTACGAAGCCGTCGACGACCGGCGCGGCAAGGCGGAGGCACTGAACCAGCTCGGCATCGTCTGGTACCTGACCGCGGACAACGAGGACGCGGCCCGCGCCCAGACCGAGGCACTCGCGCTCTACCGTGAGCTGGGGTACCGGCTCGGGCAGGCGAACGCGCTCGCGGATCTCGGCATGACGCACCGGCAGTTGAGCCGGTTCGACGCCGCGGTGGAGGCCCAGAGTGAGGCCCTGGCGATCTACCGAGAACTCGGTGACCGGTACGGGGAGGCGAACTCCCTGCGGGACCTGGGCGTCGTGCACTGCCTCATGGGCGCGTACGACCTGGCCGCGCGGCATCACCAGGAAGCGTTCGACATCTACCTGGAGCTGGACGACCGTGTGCACCAGGCTTACGCGCTGAACGAGTTGGGCGTCGTCCGACGGCTGACCGGAGACATCGAGGGAGCGCGGACGGCACACAGCCAGGCCCTGACGCACTTCACCGAGCTAGGTGAACGGTTCGGCCGCACGACCAGCGTTCGCCACCTTGGCGTCGTGGAGCGTATGGCCGGGGATGCGCCAGAGGCGATCCGGCTTCTGGAGGAGGCCCTGGACGCCTACCGCGAGCTCGGCAGCCGCGGGGGTGAGGCAGCCTCGCTGAGCGAGCTGGGCGCGGCGCGCGGCATCGTCGGCGAGCGCGACGGCGCGATCGAGGCGTTCCAACGCGGTTTGGAGATCCTGCGGGTCCTGGGCGACCCGTGCGGGGAGGCAGAGGTACTCAACCACTGGGGGATGCTGCTGCTCACCTCCGATGAAGCGACGGCCGCGCGTCGGCGCTTTGGTCAGGCGCTCACGCTCGCGCGGGACATCCGCTGCCCGCTGGAGGAGGCGCGGGCGCTGGAGGGCATCGGCCGCTGCGCCTGGACGATTGACGGGCCAGGTCACGGCGTGGACTCGCTGCGAGCCGCCGTGACCGTGTACCGGCGGTTGGGAGTGAGCGCGTCCGTGGACGACATCGAACGGTTGCTGGTGTAG
- a CDS encoding FxsB family cyclophane-forming radical SAM/SPASM peptide maturase translates to MTEPEGPVPFRTFILKVANRCNIDCDYCFVFNSKDQAARRLPARMDLAVAQAAARRIGEHASTHRLRTIHVVLHGGEPLLVGVAHMAGLLLAVRDSVPAGTRVLFELQTNGTLLSGAWLDLFERYEVAVGVSLDGPPPANNRHRLTHAGRSSAASAVRGIELLRSRPHLFAGLLAVVDLANDPVEVHDYLAAFEPPVIDFGLPHATHDDPPHRFDPSVPEYGLWMSRVYDAWLARPAYRHSVRMLEDIVALSSGVRGSVETLGLAPPTSVVIESDGSIEAVDTLRSVEEGATWLGLDVLRHSFDEALSHPKLLHRQHGKEALAEQCRACPLVDVCGGGYLPHRFSEAQGYRNPSVYCADLEYLIRHVQGSLRQHGWDPYAQAASSP, encoded by the coding sequence ATGACAGAACCCGAAGGCCCCGTTCCTTTCCGGACGTTCATCCTCAAGGTCGCCAACCGCTGCAACATCGACTGCGACTATTGCTTCGTCTTCAACTCCAAGGACCAGGCGGCGCGGCGCCTGCCCGCCCGAATGGACCTCGCTGTGGCCCAGGCTGCGGCCCGGCGGATCGGTGAGCACGCCTCCACACACCGCCTTCGAACCATCCACGTCGTCCTGCACGGCGGGGAGCCGCTTCTCGTCGGCGTCGCGCACATGGCCGGTCTGTTGCTGGCCGTCCGGGACAGCGTGCCGGCCGGGACCCGGGTCCTCTTCGAGCTCCAGACCAACGGGACTCTTCTGTCCGGTGCCTGGCTGGACCTCTTCGAACGGTACGAGGTTGCGGTCGGCGTCAGCCTCGACGGGCCGCCACCTGCGAATAACCGGCACCGGCTGACGCACGCCGGGCGGTCGAGCGCCGCCTCCGCCGTGCGCGGCATCGAACTCCTGCGGTCGCGGCCACACCTGTTCGCGGGGCTGCTCGCCGTCGTGGACCTGGCCAACGACCCCGTGGAGGTCCACGACTACCTGGCGGCGTTCGAACCGCCCGTGATCGACTTCGGCCTGCCGCACGCGACCCACGACGACCCGCCGCACCGCTTCGACCCGAGCGTGCCCGAGTACGGACTGTGGATGAGCAGGGTGTACGACGCCTGGCTCGCCCGGCCCGCGTACAGGCACAGCGTCCGGATGCTGGAGGACATCGTGGCCCTCAGCTCTGGCGTTCGCGGCTCGGTGGAGACGCTCGGCCTGGCCCCGCCGACGAGCGTCGTGATCGAGTCCGACGGCTCCATCGAAGCCGTGGACACCCTGAGGTCAGTCGAAGAGGGTGCCACCTGGCTCGGGCTCGACGTCCTCCGCCACTCCTTCGACGAAGCGCTGTCGCACCCGAAGCTGCTGCACCGGCAGCACGGCAAAGAGGCGCTCGCCGAGCAGTGCCGGGCCTGCCCACTCGTGGACGTGTGCGGCGGTGGCTACCTCCCGCACCGCTTCAGCGAAGCCCAGGGCTACCGGAACCCGTCTGTCTACTGCGCGGACCTGGAGTACCTCATCCGACACGTCCAGGGCTCCCTGCGGCAGCACGGCTGGGACCCGTATGCGCAGGCGGCCTCCTCGCCGTAG